From the genome of Neomonachus schauinslandi chromosome 5, ASM220157v2, whole genome shotgun sequence, one region includes:
- the FOXK1 gene encoding forkhead box protein K1, whose product MHQGVLRFSTVGQNTVQRIFGTRSSLWGHVTFESQLQAARVLVAVMNSGRVVSLRSVPNSCPASPRGAGSSGYRFVQNVTSDLQLAAEFAAKAASEQQTDTSGGDSPKDESKPPYSYAQLIVQAISSAPDRQLTLSGIYAHITKHHPYYRTAEKGWQNSIRHNLSLNRYFIKVPRSQEEPGKGSFWRIDPASEAKLVEQAFRKRRQRGVSCFRTPFGPLSSRSAPASPTHPGLMSPRSSGLQTPECLSREGSPIPHDPDFGSKLASVPEYRYSQSAPGSPVSAQPVIMAVPPRPPSLVAKPVAYMPASLVTAQPPSGHAIHVVQQAPPVTMLRVVTTSASSANGYILASQASAGGAHEAAGTAVLDLGGEARGLEEKPTIAFATIPAASRVIQTVASQMAPGVPGHTVTILQPATPVTLGQHHLPVRAVTQNGKHAVPTNSLAGSTYALTSPLQLLAAQASSSTPVVVTRVCEVGPEEPAAAAATPATPATAATSASSTGEPEVKRSRVEEPSGTVTAQAGVIAAAGPQGPGTGE is encoded by the exons ATGCACCAGGGCGTCCTGCGCTTCAGCACCGTCGGGCAGAACACAGTGCAGAGAATCTTCGGGACACGCTCCTCACTTTGGGGCCACGTGACCTTTGAATCACAGCTTCAGGCCGCGCGCGTGTTGGTGGC GGTCATGAACTCAGGACGTGTCGTTTCTCTCCGCAGTGTTCCCAACTCCTGCCCGGCCAGTCCACGTGGCGCCGGGTCATCCGGCTACCGCTTTGTTCAGAACGTGACCTCGGACCTGCAGCTGGCCGCAGAGTTTGCCGCGAAGGCCGCCTCGGAGCAGCAGACAGACACGTCCGGGGGCGACAGCCCTAAG GATGAGTCGAAGCCGCCGTACTCGTACGCTCAGCTGATCGTGCAGGCCATCTCGTCCGCACCGGACAGGCAGCTAACACTAAGCGGGATCTACGCCCACATCACCAAGCATCACCCTTACTACCGGACGGCTGAGAAAGGCTGGCAG AATTCAATCCGACACAACCTCTCTTTGAACCGTTACTTTATTAAAGTCCCTCGTTCCCAGGAGGAGCCCGGGAAGGGGTCTTTTTGGCGAATAGACCCTGCCTCAGAAGCGAAGCTCGTGGAACAGGCATTCCGAAAACGGAGGCAGAGGGGCGTCTCCTGTTTCCGCACCCCGTTCGGGCCTCTGTCGTCCAG GAGTGCTCCAGCTTCACCCACTCACCCTGGGCTAATGTCCCCTCGTTCTAGTGGCCTGCAGACCCCAGAGTGCCTGTCTCGAGAGGGCTCACCCATTCCACACGACCCTGACTTTGGGTCAAAGCTAGCTTCTGTTCCAGAGTATCGGTATTCCCAAAGCGCACCTG GCTCTCCGGTCAGCGCCCAGCCGGTGATCATGGCCGTGCCTCCCCGGCCGCCCAGCCTGGTGGCCAAGCCCGTCGCCTACATGCCAGCATCTCTAGTGACGGCACAGCCGCCCTCAGGCCACGCGATCCACGTGGTGCAGCAGGCTCCCCCCGTCACCATGCTCAGGGTGGTCACCACCTCCGCCAGCTCCGCCAACGGGTACATCCTTGCCAGCCAGGCCTCGGCAGGGGGCGCCCACGAGGCGGCGGGCACAGCCGTGCTGGACCTGGGCGGCGAGGCCAGAG GCCTGGAAGAGAAGCCCACCATCGCGTTCGCCACCATCCCCGCCGCCAGCCGCGTCATCCAGACCGTGGCCAGCCAGATGGCCCCGGGCGTCCCCGGACACACGGTCACCATCCTGCAGCCAGCCACACCGGTGACCCTCGGGCAGCACCACCTCCCTGTCCGGGCCGTCACTCAGAACGGGAAGCACGCGGTCCCCACGAACAGTTTAGCCGGCAGCACTTACG CCCTCACGAGCCCCCTGCAGCTCCTGGCGGCCCAGGCTAGTTCGTCCACGCCAGTGGTGGTCACACGGGTGTGCGAGGTGGGGCCCGAGGAGCCGGCAGCAGCGGCCGCCACCCCAGCGACCCCGGCCACCGCTGCCACCTCTGCCTCTTCCACCGGGGAGCCCGAGGTCAAAAGGTCACGCGTGGAGGAGCCCAGTGGGACTGTGACGGCGCAGGCCGGCGTGATCGCGGCCGCCGGCCCGCAGGGACCTGGAACCGGGGAGTGA